One genomic region from Xylocopa sonorina isolate GNS202 chromosome 8, iyXylSono1_principal, whole genome shotgun sequence encodes:
- the Fbxo42 gene encoding F-box protein 42 — MECNIDDLPDVLLEYILSLIPPYKDLQECKLVSKRWFRATKNVIQHSKAHFQKSVAYGSLLWNPCPSRDWMLTIAKRHSHSACTYENFMYVFGGCTAACTTFNDLWRLDLDTRTWVRLITMGTYPSPKACATMLYYKKSLILFGGWSHPSPYPVHQQWKLFNELHVYSIESNKWVAINTLETPPPTSAHSASIHNNYMIVFGGICNGYRSNDVWCLNLDSYSWHKQATSNLKPQPRYGQSQIELGDKHLLVLGGCTGPNAAMNDAWLLKMEGTAWTWKKVNMYNTECAPTRIWCHQACKVGNYVIVLSINKCQNKPNDMSISLKKVTCQATPPPRESNSSPLHGRQGQLPNIDRDVNINGRHGSFSEISVQNPRSSAHAANFTKNLTLLYDNVLSMAAFRDEPVRYNANSHRQRQLESLRRMEESIRSRRMQSKPVKKTKNTLSIFVLDITNVLCDECSASWIPLKHSDQSGPNERILYSLVAGRGELIVFGGIGKKQTTVQTHPDMDQPEVYNDLHFINPPRYVI; from the exons ATGGAGTGTAATATTGATGATTTACCAGACGTcctattagaatatattttaagtCTGATCCCACCATACAAAGATCTTCAAGAATGTAAACTTGTATCCAAAAGGTGGTTCCGTGCcaccaaaa ACGTGATACAACACAGTAAAGCACATTTTCAGAAATCAGTCGCTTATGGATCATTGTTATGGAATCCTTGTCCCTCCAGAGACTGGATGCTTACAATTGCAAAGAGACATTCGCATTCTGCTTGTACATATGAAAACTTTATGTATGTTTTTGGTGGATGTACTGCTGCGTGCACAACATTCAATGATTTATGGAGATTGGATCTGGACACTAGAACATGGGTCAGATTAATTACCATGGGAACCTATCCATCTCCCAAAGCTTGTGCGACTATGCTGTACTATAAAAAAAGCTTAATTTTATTCGGTGGATGGTCTCATCCATCGCCATATCCTGTACATCAG caatggaaattattcaaTGAATTACACGTGTATTCTATAGAATCCAACAAATGGGTTGCTATAAATACCTTGGAAACACCTCCACCTACTTCGGCGCATTCTGCCTCGATTCATAATAACTATATGATTGTTTTTGGTGGTATATGTAATGGATATAG ATCTAATGACGTATGGTGTTTGAATTTGGATTCGTATAGTTGGCATAAACAAGCTACTTCAAACTTGAAGCCACAGCCACGATATGGTCAGTCTCAGATTGAGCTTGGAGATAAACATCTTCTCGTGCTGG GAGGCTGTACTGGACCTAATGCTGCTATGAACGATGCGTGGTTACTGAAAATGGAAGGTACAGCATGGACGTGGAAAAAAGTAAATATGTACAACACGGAATGCGCGCCTACACGTATCTGGTGCCATCAAGCTTGCAAG GTGGGAAACTATGTTATTGTTCTTAGTATAAACAAATGCCAGAACAAACCAAACGATATGAGCATATCATTGAAAAAGGTTACTTGTCAAGCAACACCTCCACCAAGGGAAAGTAACTCGTCCCCTTTACATGGAAG ACAGGGACAGCTACCCAATATCGATAGGGACGTAAATATCAATGGTCGACACGGATCTTTCTCAGAAATATCTGTACAGAATCCACGTTCTTCGGCTCACGCTGCAAATTTTACAAAGAATTTGACGTTACTCTATGATAATGTATTAAGTATGGCAGCTTTTCGTGACGAGCCAGTACGTTACAACGCAAACAGTCATCGACAACGTCAATTAGAATCTCTTCGTAGAATGGAAGAAAGTATAAGAAGTCGTAGAATGCAATCAAAACCtgtgaaaaaaacaaaaaatacgTTATCGATATTTGTATTGGATATTACTAATGTCTTATGTGATGAGTGCAGCGCTTCGTGGATTCCTTTGAAACACAGTGATCAATCAGGTCCCAATGAAAGAATACTTTATTCGCTTGTAGCTGGCCGTGGTGAACTAATAGTATTTGGAGGCATTGGGAAAAAACAAACAACTGTACAAACCCATCCTGACATGGATCAGCCTGAAGTATACAACGATCTCCACTTTATAAATCCACCAAGATATGTTATTTAA